The following are encoded together in the Lysobacter silvisoli genome:
- a CDS encoding GH92 family glycosyl hydrolase: MTPQPHARPASSPRLRWFGYALALVGVAAHAAPAREDLAVTVNTYIGTKDDGNTYPGASAPFGLIQISPIGDHYSGWRYDETKIRGFGHSFLSGAGCWEQGGQLSVLPVTGAIAPGGAFDTAKAESFDQRKYAAAYTHEGEIGQAGYYKVRLTDYGGIDFEATALTRAAAERYTFGVDADTGHVLVNTGQANNRHTVVGSALRVVDERTVEGRITTKSFCGGQNYTTWFVLRFDRPFQSHGTWDEEGGHPGGRSAMQGDTRPAGAWFSFDLKRGRAVTALSAISHVDQQGAWNNLRTEAMSGGKELGFDAMRTRAQDAWRKELQTVRVQGGSGDDRTVFYTALYHSLLQPLTGSDADGRYRGYDDKIHQAQGWTYYEYFSLWDTYRSQNQLLAMLRPQRARDIAQSVLKIREQGGWLPRWGYASFETNVMTGDPVTPFLVDLWKFGALEGREREAWIALRENAFGVPPFGSRSSGRAGNPSYLQRGFVQYDRAFPVKSMDIDPHHGGSATLEYALADCSLAGFAQAIGEDADARTLRARGGNWRNVWDAQAKDAELGFTGFPRPRLDDGSWYTGPDGRYNPRSHHGFHEGTAWQYQWLVQQDVPGLAAAMGGEAEALRRLDAFFAYDALLADPAHAARKQWVVGPYSYYSQYRYNPNNEPDLHAPWLYALLGQPWKTSAVLRSAQTLFTNAPNGVTGNDDLGTMSAWYLYSAIGMYPLMPGSGELVLHAPRFERVELDLGRGKTLRIEAPGADGRVLQYPQSVRFDGAAVDRVWLDWSRLRDGGTLRFELGATPSAWAAAASARPAAACTAPGGGAP; the protein is encoded by the coding sequence ATGACACCGCAGCCCCACGCCCGACCCGCTTCTTCGCCGCGCCTGCGCTGGTTCGGCTACGCCCTGGCCCTGGTCGGCGTGGCCGCCCACGCCGCGCCCGCGCGCGAGGACCTGGCCGTCACGGTCAACACCTACATCGGCACCAAGGACGACGGCAACACCTATCCGGGCGCGTCGGCGCCGTTCGGCCTGATCCAGATCTCGCCGATCGGCGATCACTATTCGGGCTGGCGCTACGACGAAACCAAGATCCGCGGCTTCGGCCACTCCTTCCTGTCCGGCGCCGGTTGCTGGGAGCAGGGCGGGCAGCTGTCGGTGCTGCCGGTCACCGGCGCGATCGCGCCGGGCGGCGCCTTCGACACCGCCAAGGCCGAGAGCTTCGACCAGCGCAAGTACGCCGCCGCCTACACCCACGAGGGCGAGATCGGCCAGGCCGGCTACTACAAGGTGCGGCTGACCGATTACGGCGGCATCGACTTCGAAGCCACCGCGCTGACCCGCGCCGCGGCCGAGCGCTACACCTTCGGTGTGGATGCGGACACCGGCCATGTGCTGGTCAACACGGGCCAGGCCAATAACCGCCACACCGTGGTCGGCAGCGCCTTGCGCGTGGTGGACGAGCGCACCGTCGAAGGCCGCATCACCACCAAGAGCTTTTGCGGCGGCCAGAACTACACCACCTGGTTCGTGCTGCGCTTCGACCGCCCGTTCCAGAGCCACGGCACCTGGGACGAGGAGGGCGGCCACCCCGGCGGCCGCAGCGCCATGCAGGGCGATACCCGCCCGGCCGGTGCGTGGTTCAGCTTCGATCTCAAGCGCGGCCGCGCGGTGACCGCGCTCAGCGCGATCTCGCACGTGGACCAGCAGGGCGCCTGGAACAACCTGCGCACAGAGGCCATGAGCGGCGGCAAGGAACTTGGCTTCGACGCCATGCGCACGCGCGCGCAGGACGCCTGGCGCAAGGAGCTGCAGACCGTGCGCGTGCAGGGCGGCAGCGGCGACGACCGCACCGTGTTCTACACCGCGCTCTACCATTCCCTGCTGCAGCCGCTGACCGGCAGCGACGCCGACGGCCGCTACCGCGGTTACGACGACAAGATCCACCAAGCCCAGGGCTGGACCTACTACGAGTATTTCTCGCTGTGGGACACCTACCGCTCGCAGAACCAGCTGCTGGCGATGCTGCGGCCGCAACGCGCGCGCGACATCGCCCAATCGGTGCTGAAGATCCGCGAGCAGGGCGGCTGGCTGCCGCGCTGGGGCTATGCCAGCTTCGAGACCAATGTGATGACCGGCGACCCGGTCACGCCGTTCCTGGTCGACCTGTGGAAGTTCGGCGCGCTCGAAGGCCGTGAGCGCGAGGCCTGGATCGCGCTGCGCGAAAACGCGTTCGGGGTGCCGCCGTTCGGTTCGCGCAGCAGCGGCCGCGCCGGCAATCCGAGTTATCTGCAGCGCGGTTTCGTCCAGTACGACCGTGCGTTCCCGGTCAAGAGCATGGACATCGATCCGCATCATGGCGGTTCGGCCACGCTGGAGTACGCGCTGGCCGACTGCTCGCTGGCCGGCTTCGCCCAGGCCATCGGCGAGGACGCCGACGCGCGCACCTTGCGCGCGCGCGGCGGCAACTGGCGCAACGTGTGGGACGCGCAGGCCAAGGACGCGGAGCTGGGTTTCACCGGTTTCCCGCGCCCGCGCCTGGACGACGGCAGCTGGTACACCGGCCCCGACGGCCGCTACAACCCGCGCTCGCATCACGGCTTCCACGAAGGCACCGCCTGGCAGTACCAGTGGCTGGTGCAGCAGGACGTGCCGGGCCTGGCCGCGGCCATGGGCGGCGAGGCCGAGGCGCTGCGCCGGCTGGACGCGTTCTTCGCCTACGACGCGCTGCTGGCCGACCCGGCCCACGCCGCGCGCAAGCAGTGGGTGGTGGGCCCGTACAGCTATTACAGCCAGTACCGCTACAACCCCAACAACGAACCCGACCTGCACGCGCCCTGGCTGTACGCGCTGCTGGGCCAGCCGTGGAAGACCTCGGCGGTGCTGCGCTCGGCGCAGACCCTGTTCACCAACGCGCCCAACGGCGTCACCGGCAACGACGACCTGGGCACCATGTCGGCCTGGTACCTGTACTCGGCGATCGGCATGTATCCGCTGATGCCCGGCAGCGGCGAGCTGGTGCTGCACGCGCCGCGCTTCGAACGGGTGGAGCTGGACCTGGGCCGCGGCAAGACCCTGCGCATCGAGGCGCCCGGCGCCGACGGTCGCGTACTGCAGTACCCGCAGTCCGTGCGTTTCGATGGCGCGGCCGTTGACCGGGTCTGGCTGGATTGGTCGCGCCTGCGCGACGGCGGCACCCTGCGTTTCGAACTCGGCGCGACCCCGTCGGCCTGGGCCGCCGCCGCCTCGGCGCGTCCGGCCGCGGCCTGCACCGCTCCTGGCGGGGGCGCGCCTTGA
- a CDS encoding glycoside hydrolase family 20 protein gives MRFRLATLLLPLLLAPGWARAQAPAAQPAAATASASVIPQPRRWQPGEGVFALDSGVSVLAPRDARSREIAEFLRRSLADDHGLWLTAGDARTGRVIELRLDAAIGGDEAYRIEIAPQRVTLSAAQPRGLFWAVQSLRQLLPPGRAARIELAAARIDDAPRYGYRGHMLDVGRHFMPVDFIKKQLDLLSYYKINTFRWHLTEDQGWRIEIKRYPKLTQVGAWRTEADGRRYGGYYSQTQIREVVEYARQRNIMVIPEIEMPGHASAALAAYPELSCRKQPIEVPTSWGVFEDIYCAGDESTFEFLQHVLDEVVALFPAPYVHIGGDEAPKARWQESASSQQRMRAEGLKNEDELQAWFVRRIQRYLAGKGKTLIGWDEILDGGLGRDAIVEVWRGEEPAARALRNGNRIVVASPFYLDRANSDLSLEKLYRTDFAAGPGFAEHAAQVLGAEAPLWTERVTPRNAETLLYPRLLAFAENTWSGSGDYAGFQHRLGEHYRRLDAWQVSYGPESADVASYRVERDPVKRLWRVHAQRGFDDLRIHYTTDGNEPSATSPWFADTLELIPPGTLKLTAFRHGRAYAHSRAYTLVSHLGLDRAVSYSLPAHPRYRGNADTATLSDGVLAGDDHADGRWTAWNGGDADVSVDLGAPTRVSALSARFLQQAGSWILPPRALQLSTSDDGKHWTPRAELALDVDAADLRQRILTPRLALPQPLRARYLRLHIQSYGALPTGHPGAGSPSFYFVDELVIE, from the coding sequence ATGCGCTTTCGCCTCGCCACGCTGCTGTTGCCGCTGCTGCTCGCGCCGGGCTGGGCCCGCGCGCAGGCGCCGGCTGCGCAGCCGGCGGCAGCGACAGCGTCCGCATCGGTGATCCCGCAGCCGCGACGGTGGCAACCCGGCGAAGGCGTGTTCGCTCTGGACAGCGGCGTGTCCGTCCTTGCGCCGCGCGATGCGCGCAGCCGCGAGATCGCCGAATTCCTGCGCCGCTCGCTGGCCGACGATCACGGCCTGTGGCTGACCGCGGGCGATGCGCGCACGGGCCGCGTCATCGAGCTGCGCCTGGACGCCGCCATCGGCGGCGACGAGGCCTACCGCATCGAGATCGCGCCGCAGCGCGTGACCCTATCGGCCGCACAGCCGCGCGGCCTGTTCTGGGCGGTGCAGAGCCTGCGCCAGCTGCTGCCGCCGGGCCGCGCCGCACGCATCGAGCTGGCGGCCGCGCGCATCGACGATGCGCCGCGTTACGGCTACCGCGGGCACATGCTCGACGTGGGCCGCCATTTCATGCCGGTCGACTTCATCAAGAAGCAGCTCGACCTGCTGTCGTATTACAAGATCAACACCTTCCGCTGGCACCTGACCGAAGACCAGGGCTGGCGCATCGAGATCAAGCGCTACCCCAAGCTGACCCAGGTCGGCGCCTGGCGCACCGAGGCCGACGGCCGCCGCTACGGCGGCTACTACTCGCAGACGCAGATCCGCGAAGTGGTGGAGTACGCGCGCCAGCGCAACATCATGGTGATCCCCGAGATCGAGATGCCCGGGCATGCCTCGGCGGCGCTGGCCGCCTACCCGGAGCTGTCCTGCCGCAAGCAGCCGATCGAGGTGCCGACCAGCTGGGGCGTGTTCGAGGACATCTACTGCGCCGGCGACGAATCGACCTTCGAGTTCCTGCAGCACGTGCTCGACGAAGTCGTCGCGCTGTTCCCCGCGCCCTATGTGCACATCGGCGGCGACGAGGCGCCCAAGGCGCGTTGGCAGGAAAGCGCCTCCTCGCAGCAGCGCATGCGCGCCGAGGGCCTCAAGAACGAGGACGAACTGCAGGCCTGGTTCGTGCGCCGCATCCAGCGCTACCTGGCCGGCAAGGGCAAGACCCTGATCGGCTGGGACGAGATCCTGGACGGCGGGTTGGGCCGCGACGCCATCGTCGAAGTGTGGCGCGGCGAAGAACCGGCCGCGCGCGCGCTGCGCAACGGCAACCGCATCGTAGTGGCCAGCCCGTTCTATCTGGACCGCGCCAACAGCGATCTGAGCCTGGAAAAGCTCTACCGCACCGACTTCGCCGCCGGCCCCGGGTTCGCCGAGCATGCCGCGCAGGTGCTGGGCGCCGAGGCGCCGCTGTGGACCGAGCGGGTCACGCCGCGCAATGCCGAAACCTTGCTGTACCCACGCCTGCTCGCCTTCGCGGAGAACACCTGGAGCGGCAGCGGCGACTACGCCGGCTTCCAGCACCGCCTGGGCGAGCACTACCGCCGGCTCGATGCGTGGCAGGTGAGCTACGGGCCGGAGTCGGCGGACGTAGCGAGCTACCGCGTGGAGCGCGATCCGGTCAAACGGCTGTGGCGCGTGCACGCGCAGCGCGGCTTCGACGACCTGCGCATCCATTACACCACCGACGGCAACGAACCCAGCGCGACCTCGCCCTGGTTCGCCGACACCCTGGAATTGATTCCGCCGGGCACGCTCAAGCTCACCGCGTTCCGCCACGGCCGCGCTTATGCGCACAGCCGCGCCTACACCCTGGTCTCGCACCTGGGTCTGGACCGTGCGGTGAGTTACTCGCTGCCCGCGCACCCGCGTTACCGCGGCAATGCCGACACCGCCACGCTCAGCGACGGCGTGCTGGCCGGCGACGACCACGCCGACGGCCGCTGGACCGCCTGGAACGGCGGCGACGCGGACGTGAGCGTAGACCTGGGCGCGCCCACGCGGGTGAGCGCGCTGTCGGCGCGCTTCCTGCAGCAAGCCGGCAGCTGGATTTTGCCTCCGCGCGCCCTGCAGCTGTCCACGTCCGACGACGGCAAGCATTGGACACCGCGCGCCGAGCTGGCGCTGGACGTGGACGCGGCCGACCTGCGTCAGCGCATCCTCACGCCGCGTCTGGCGCTGCCGCAGCCGCTGCGCGCCCGCTACCTGCGCCTGCACATCCAAAGCTACGGCGCTCTGCCCACCGGCCATCCCGGCGCGGGCAGCCCGTCCTTCTACTTCGTCGACGAACTGGTGATCGAATGA
- a CDS encoding TonB-dependent receptor plug domain-containing protein, whose protein sequence is MAQDAPQGAAQDQVTEVEKITVTGSRIKRTDIEGPAPVTVMTAEQIKAEGFVTVHDALSTLNEAIGTVEADVQWGSHTPNASPLNLRNMGPNRSLLLVNGRRVADYPLPYGGQSNFANYSNIPAAAVERIEVLTGGASAIYGSDAIAGVINVILKKNYSGDEVRIRGGTSTEGGRDTWDLSWAGGKTGERWSVSYALQWTKRDPLFGRDRPEMDDSDDAAPSSWNTEQRKVGFRPFTGLALLDAGNGNRRLAPPAGACEQFRGEYYRADRLVYNYNTNTVSNTGQLCGKSADFADWLLRSGSEDWSAYAHGTWDFGDGLQGWVNVALYDSKAQWGTSPPSLQLTDGLDGGAFIDANTGRRLIGVRSFTPFEVGGMDNMRNLNKEQSWDLSAGLSGTVFGGRFNWDASVGRSRYTVHERIATVDWDQAENFFLGPQIGVQDGLPVYNFNEARWWSPVTPEQYRQFGVNSINNAASWVNQAQASLSGDLFEGWAGPIGFAAVLEAAKQGYQLDPDPRGNQDYWVQNIDRGGGERTRYSAGVEFKVPLLESVTLTAAARRDHYGSYEAFDSAARLAIGSQAETTWNAGIEWRPLSNLLLRGSYATSFHAPDMHFLLAQPSTSDVGMSDPLRCIQTGAYLTNDCGSGNTDVFYAFGANRRGTPDLKSELGESWTVGFVWDPLDNLSLSADYWSIDLDDEIRDLPLSTILNDEAGCRTGKTVDPSVPWSNPSGAEYCSTILARVNRDANGRLVSVETGPINIAQRSVAGVDASLRYRLETARWGNFQFGLNYTNLVSMKEQVYATDPNPERRDRDVRSKIRGSVSWQGELWNWTVYGDRIGSVPGVRYHWGTDRLDNPGGCRPFPDGYVPSDALDSNCTVPAGSSNPNAGKSTQRYYGRVGPAITWNFNVGYKVTDRAKINFYVNNVFNSTGWNHKDPYKLDYEFYNSRLFSPIGREVSLEYVFNFD, encoded by the coding sequence CTGGCCCAGGACGCGCCGCAGGGGGCGGCGCAGGATCAGGTAACCGAAGTCGAAAAGATCACCGTCACCGGTTCGCGTATCAAGCGCACCGACATCGAAGGTCCGGCGCCGGTCACGGTGATGACCGCCGAACAGATCAAGGCCGAAGGCTTCGTCACCGTGCACGACGCCCTGAGCACGCTCAACGAGGCCATCGGCACCGTCGAAGCCGACGTGCAGTGGGGCTCGCACACGCCCAACGCCAGCCCGCTGAACCTGCGCAACATGGGACCCAACCGCAGCCTGCTGCTGGTCAACGGCCGCCGCGTCGCCGACTACCCGCTGCCGTATGGCGGCCAGAGCAACTTCGCCAACTACTCCAATATTCCCGCCGCCGCGGTCGAGCGCATCGAAGTGCTGACCGGCGGCGCCTCGGCGATCTACGGTTCCGACGCCATCGCCGGTGTCATCAACGTGATCCTGAAGAAGAACTACAGCGGCGACGAAGTGCGCATCCGCGGCGGCACCTCCACCGAGGGCGGCCGCGACACCTGGGACCTGTCCTGGGCCGGCGGCAAGACCGGCGAGCGCTGGAGCGTGAGCTACGCGCTGCAGTGGACCAAGCGCGATCCGCTGTTCGGCCGCGACCGCCCCGAAATGGACGACTCCGACGACGCCGCGCCGAGCTCCTGGAACACCGAGCAGCGCAAGGTCGGCTTCCGTCCGTTCACCGGCCTGGCCCTGCTCGACGCCGGCAACGGCAACCGCCGCCTGGCGCCGCCGGCCGGCGCCTGCGAACAGTTCCGTGGCGAGTACTACCGCGCCGACCGACTGGTCTACAACTACAATACCAACACCGTCAGCAACACCGGCCAGCTGTGCGGCAAGAGCGCCGACTTCGCCGACTGGCTGCTGCGCAGCGGCAGCGAAGACTGGTCGGCCTATGCCCACGGCACCTGGGACTTCGGCGACGGCCTGCAAGGCTGGGTCAACGTCGCCCTGTACGACTCCAAGGCGCAGTGGGGCACCTCGCCGCCGTCGCTGCAGCTCACCGACGGCCTGGATGGCGGCGCCTTCATCGACGCCAACACCGGCCGCCGCCTGATCGGCGTGCGCAGCTTCACCCCGTTCGAGGTCGGCGGCATGGACAACATGCGCAACCTCAACAAGGAACAGTCCTGGGACCTGAGCGCGGGCCTGAGCGGCACCGTGTTCGGCGGCCGCTTCAACTGGGACGCCTCGGTTGGCCGTTCGCGCTACACCGTGCACGAGCGCATCGCCACCGTCGATTGGGACCAGGCCGAGAACTTCTTCCTGGGCCCGCAGATCGGCGTGCAGGACGGCCTGCCGGTGTACAACTTCAACGAAGCGCGCTGGTGGTCGCCGGTGACGCCGGAGCAGTACCGCCAGTTCGGCGTGAACTCGATCAACAACGCCGCGTCCTGGGTCAACCAGGCCCAGGCCTCGCTCAGCGGCGACCTGTTCGAAGGCTGGGCCGGCCCGATCGGCTTCGCCGCGGTGCTGGAAGCGGCCAAGCAGGGCTATCAGCTCGACCCCGATCCGCGCGGCAACCAGGACTACTGGGTGCAGAACATCGATCGCGGCGGCGGCGAGCGCACGCGCTATTCGGCCGGCGTCGAATTCAAGGTGCCGCTACTGGAATCGGTGACCCTGACCGCCGCCGCGCGGCGCGACCATTACGGCAGCTACGAAGCCTTCGACAGCGCCGCGCGCCTGGCGATCGGCTCGCAGGCCGAGACCACCTGGAACGCCGGCATCGAATGGCGTCCGCTGTCCAACCTGCTGCTGCGCGGCAGCTACGCCACCAGCTTCCACGCGCCGGACATGCACTTCCTGCTGGCCCAGCCCAGCACCTCGGACGTGGGCATGAGCGATCCGCTGCGCTGCATCCAGACCGGCGCCTACCTGACCAACGACTGCGGCAGCGGCAACACCGACGTGTTCTACGCCTTCGGCGCCAACCGCCGCGGCACGCCCGACCTCAAGTCCGAACTGGGCGAGTCGTGGACGGTGGGTTTCGTCTGGGACCCGCTGGACAATCTGTCGTTGTCGGCCGACTACTGGTCGATCGACCTGGACGACGAAATCCGCGACCTGCCGCTGAGCACCATCCTCAACGACGAAGCGGGCTGCCGCACCGGCAAGACCGTCGATCCGTCGGTGCCGTGGTCCAATCCCAGCGGTGCGGAGTACTGCTCGACCATCCTGGCGCGCGTGAACCGCGACGCCAACGGCCGCCTGGTGTCGGTGGAGACCGGCCCGATCAACATCGCCCAGCGCAGCGTCGCCGGCGTCGATGCGTCGTTGCGCTACCGCCTGGAGACCGCGCGTTGGGGCAATTTCCAGTTCGGCCTGAACTACACCAACCTGGTGTCGATGAAGGAGCAGGTCTACGCGACCGACCCGAACCCGGAACGCCGCGACCGCGACGTGCGCAGCAAGATCCGCGGCAGCGTGAGCTGGCAGGGCGAGCTGTGGAACTGGACCGTGTACGGCGACCGCATCGGCTCGGTGCCGGGCGTGCGCTACCACTGGGGTACCGACCGTCTGGACAACCCCGGCGGCTGCCGTCCGTTCCCGGACGGTTACGTGCCCAGCGATGCGCTGGACAGCAACTGCACCGTGCCGGCCGGCAGCAGCAACCCCAACGCCGGCAAGAGCACGCAGCGCTACTACGGCCGCGTTGGCCCGGCGATCACCTGGAACTTCAACGTCGGCTACAAGGTGACCGACCGCGCCAAGATCAACTTCTACGTCAACAACGTGTTCAACAGCACCGGCTGGAACCACAAGGACCCGTACAAGCTCGACTACGAGTTCTACAACAGCCGTCTGTTCAGCCCGATCGGCCGCGAAGTTTCGCTGGAATACGTGTTCAACTTCGATTGA
- a CDS encoding copper homeostasis protein CutC, translating to MSGLLLEVAANSLASALAAQDGGADRIELCENLGEGGCTPSYASIALARERLRIPLYVLIRARAGDFLYDALERELMRRDIENCARLGCDGVVIGALDADGEVDRAACAEWIAAAGGMGLTFHRALDAARDPARALEDAIALGCERVLTSGAAAGAPAGAPAIAALVRQGGGRIAVMAGAGIEPGNVAALVAATGVREVHASAKALQRSRMRYRNPALAGLEPDWIASDRERVVELRRALDACGA from the coding sequence ATGAGCGGCCTGCTGCTGGAGGTCGCGGCCAATTCGCTGGCCTCGGCGCTGGCCGCGCAGGACGGCGGCGCCGACCGCATCGAGCTGTGCGAGAACCTGGGCGAGGGCGGCTGCACGCCGTCCTACGCCAGCATCGCGCTGGCGCGCGAACGCCTGCGCATTCCGTTGTACGTGCTGATCCGCGCGCGCGCCGGCGATTTTCTCTACGACGCGCTGGAGCGCGAGTTGATGCGGCGCGATATCGAGAACTGCGCGCGGCTGGGCTGCGACGGCGTGGTAATCGGCGCGCTGGACGCGGACGGCGAGGTCGACCGCGCCGCCTGCGCGGAGTGGATCGCGGCCGCCGGCGGCATGGGCCTTACCTTCCACCGCGCCCTCGACGCCGCGCGCGATCCGGCGCGCGCGCTGGAGGATGCCATCGCCCTGGGCTGCGAACGCGTGCTGACCTCCGGCGCCGCGGCCGGCGCTCCCGCGGGTGCACCGGCCATCGCAGCGCTCGTGCGTCAGGGGGGCGGGCGCATCGCGGTGATGGCGGGGGCGGGCATCGAGCCCGGCAACGTGGCGGCCTTGGTCGCGGCAACCGGCGTGCGCGAAGTCCACGCCTCGGCCAAAGCCCTGCAGCGCTCGCGCATGCGGTACCGCAACCCGGCCCTGGCCGGCTTGGAACCGGATTGGATCGCCAGCGATCGCGAGCGGGTGGTCGAGTTGCGCCGTGCTTTGGATGCCTGCGGCGCCTGA
- a CDS encoding N(4)-(beta-N-acetylglucosaminyl)-L-asparaginase yields MSSRRHFLQSSLLAAGALAAPRAALSAAGSGAKVVSTWDFGVGANAAAWPVLARGGSALDAVEAGARWAEADLCNPTVGRCGNPDRDGVLTLDASIMDGDGRCGAVAALEDILHPVSVARAVMEKTPHVMLVGEGAQRFAAAQGFPKQPLLTDEARKAWREWLKTSEYQPQINAERRQRPGDASNHDTLGILAIGADGKLAGACTTSGMAWKLHGRVGDSPIVGAGLYVDNEAGAATASGVGEEMVRNAASFLVVELMRQGRSPGQACREAIERVVRKRPEASKQLQVCFLALNKHGEVGAYALHQGFVYAVHDGGAGPHERLHESASVYATEHK; encoded by the coding sequence ATGAGCAGCCGCCGCCACTTCCTCCAGTCCTCGCTGTTGGCCGCCGGCGCGCTGGCCGCGCCGCGCGCGGCGCTGTCCGCCGCCGGCAGCGGCGCCAAAGTGGTCTCGACCTGGGATTTCGGCGTGGGCGCCAACGCCGCGGCCTGGCCGGTGCTCGCGCGCGGCGGTAGCGCCTTGGACGCGGTGGAAGCCGGCGCGCGCTGGGCCGAGGCCGACCTGTGCAATCCCACGGTCGGCCGCTGCGGCAACCCCGACCGCGACGGCGTGCTGACCCTGGACGCCAGCATCATGGACGGCGACGGCCGCTGCGGCGCGGTGGCGGCATTGGAGGACATCCTGCACCCGGTCTCGGTGGCGCGCGCGGTGATGGAAAAGACCCCGCACGTGATGCTGGTGGGCGAGGGCGCGCAGCGCTTCGCCGCGGCCCAGGGCTTCCCCAAGCAGCCGCTGCTCACCGATGAGGCGCGCAAGGCCTGGCGCGAATGGCTCAAGACCAGCGAGTACCAACCGCAGATCAACGCCGAGCGCCGCCAGCGCCCGGGCGACGCCAGCAACCACGACACCCTGGGCATTCTGGCGATCGGCGCCGACGGCAAGCTCGCCGGCGCCTGCACCACCAGCGGCATGGCCTGGAAGCTGCACGGCCGGGTCGGCGACAGCCCCATCGTCGGCGCCGGCCTGTACGTGGACAACGAGGCCGGCGCGGCCACCGCCTCGGGCGTCGGCGAGGAGATGGTGCGCAACGCCGCCAGCTTCCTGGTGGTGGAACTGATGCGCCAGGGCCGCTCGCCGGGCCAGGCCTGCCGCGAGGCGATCGAGCGCGTGGTGCGCAAGCGCCCCGAAGCGAGCAAGCAGCTGCAGGTGTGCTTTCTGGCCTTGAACAAGCACGGCGAAGTCGGCGCCTACGCGCTCCATCAGGGCTTCGTCTATGCGGTGCACGACGGCGGCGCCGGCCCGCACGAACGCCTGCACGAGTCGGCCTCGGTCTACGCCACGGAACACAAATGA
- a CDS encoding glucokinase, which produces MTCLSVMTVDPECARLRDLIAADVGGTHARVGHVRVGDDGALSVVRFRQYACAQAPSLAAILRDFAAEAQLSSEHAVVAIAGRLDGDRLVNSNLPWPVSLERTRVEAGRERLALINDFEAVAYAVPRIDASGMTQVCGGDAVTDGPALVLGPGTGFGAALYVPGTPARVLASEAGHAALAAGTPRELDLLRLLLRRWPHVDNERVLSGPGLVHTYQALCELDAVAPRLDTPAAITAAAQRGDDAQAAETVAIFCAMLGSLAGDLAVTFGAQSVYLAGGIPAQIVPLLLASDFAARFVNKGVFAELMARTPVRLVEHGQLGLLGAAACYLERYAAA; this is translated from the coding sequence CTGACATGCTTGTCGGTTATGACGGTAGATCCCGAGTGCGCGCGGCTGCGCGATCTGATCGCCGCCGATGTCGGCGGCACCCATGCACGGGTCGGACATGTGCGCGTCGGCGACGACGGCGCGCTGTCGGTGGTGCGTTTTCGCCAGTACGCCTGCGCCCAGGCGCCTAGTCTGGCGGCGATCCTGCGCGACTTCGCTGCCGAGGCGCAGCTGTCGTCCGAGCATGCGGTGGTCGCCATCGCCGGGCGCCTGGACGGCGACCGCCTGGTCAACAGCAATCTGCCCTGGCCGGTGTCGCTGGAACGCACCCGGGTCGAAGCCGGGCGCGAGCGCCTGGCGCTGATCAACGATTTCGAAGCGGTGGCCTACGCGGTGCCGCGCATCGACGCTTCAGGCATGACCCAGGTCTGCGGCGGCGACGCCGTCACCGACGGACCGGCGCTGGTGCTGGGGCCGGGCACCGGCTTCGGCGCCGCGCTGTACGTGCCCGGCACCCCGGCGCGCGTGCTAGCCAGCGAAGCCGGCCATGCCGCGCTGGCCGCGGGCACGCCGCGCGAGCTGGACCTGCTGCGCCTGCTGCTGCGGCGCTGGCCGCACGTGGACAACGAACGCGTGCTGTCCGGCCCCGGCCTGGTCCACACCTACCAGGCGCTGTGCGAGCTGGACGCGGTGGCGCCGCGCCTGGACACGCCGGCGGCGATCACCGCCGCCGCGCAGCGCGGCGACGATGCGCAGGCGGCGGAAACCGTGGCGATCTTCTGCGCCATGCTCGGCAGCCTGGCCGGCGACCTGGCGGTGACCTTCGGCGCGCAGTCGGTGTACCTGGCCGGCGGCATTCCCGCGCAGATCGTGCCCTTGCTGCTGGCCAGCGATTTCGCCGCGCGATTCGTCAACAAGGGCGTGTTCGCCGAACTGATGGCGCGCACGCCGGTGCGGCTGGTCGAGCACGGCCAGCTCGGCCTGCTCGGCGCGGCGGCCTGCTATCTGGAGCGTTACGCCGCCGCCTGA